Proteins found in one Candidatus Krumholzibacteriia bacterium genomic segment:
- the infB gene encoding translation initiation factor IF-2: MAESKKKRIYEVARDFNVSSDALLKVLRDLDHEVKNHMSTATPEMLAAIEARFSQAQAQVKVEESKRKEVHAAIQQHKAEEERAAKERAREAAVAKAQAAAPPTPPPPAVRPPEHRGSRPMETRPPRSSTAPPPRSRAPEPPPPQRHGRGGGPPEFAPGRRPRGTKGRKKPGVDERAVRESFQKTMAEIDGPRRQRRRRRVHAGGVAVDERENVIQAVEMMPLQDLAAELGVAPHELISKLFKNGVLATINQRLDKDTIEILAAEYEYEVEWISEFEETELDVEESEAPRLPRPPVVTIMGHVDHGKTSILDKIRRTNVVAGESGGITQHIGAYEVTTPGGHRITFLDTPGHEAFTAMRARGAQVTDLVVLVVAASDGVMPQTLEALNHARAANVPFLVAINKVDLPDANVERVKQQLAQNNVLLEDWGGTITAVEVSAKTGKGLEQLLELIHLQAEMLELKAPREGRMRGVVLEARKTPQHGVVVNVLVQQGTLNLSDVFVAGRHSGRVRALLNERERRIENVGPADPVQVLGCDGVPQAGDPFTVVESDRQARDIASKRQQYERAREAKSSRRVSLEQFHQMMRESGLAELKVVLKGDVDGSVEALTESLEKLSTTEVAVRVIHRGVGGINETDVTLAAASNAIVVGFHVRPSQHARELAKREGVDIRLYEVIYDVVNEVKEAMVGLLTPETKESIDGVAEVRQVFRVPKVGTIAGCYVTSGKITRNGKIRVIRDHVVVYDATVSSLKRFKDDVREVSQNFECGIGVSGFDDIKVGDVLEVYRLEEVARTL; the protein is encoded by the coding sequence ATGGCGGAAAGCAAGAAGAAGCGCATCTACGAAGTGGCGCGGGACTTCAACGTCTCCAGCGACGCCTTGCTCAAGGTGCTCCGGGATCTCGACCACGAAGTCAAGAACCACATGAGCACGGCGACACCGGAGATGCTGGCGGCCATCGAAGCGCGCTTCTCCCAGGCGCAAGCTCAGGTCAAGGTGGAGGAGAGCAAGCGTAAGGAAGTGCACGCAGCGATCCAGCAGCACAAAGCGGAGGAAGAACGCGCCGCCAAGGAACGGGCGCGAGAGGCGGCCGTGGCCAAGGCCCAAGCCGCCGCGCCTCCGACCCCGCCGCCACCGGCAGTCCGTCCGCCTGAACACCGCGGCTCCCGGCCGATGGAGACGCGCCCGCCCCGTTCCTCGACGGCGCCTCCGCCCCGCTCGCGGGCGCCCGAGCCGCCCCCGCCGCAACGCCATGGTCGCGGCGGTGGTCCGCCGGAGTTCGCTCCCGGGCGCCGGCCGCGCGGCACCAAGGGGCGGAAGAAGCCGGGAGTCGACGAGCGCGCGGTGCGCGAAAGCTTCCAGAAGACGATGGCCGAGATCGATGGCCCGCGCCGGCAGCGCCGGCGACGCCGCGTCCACGCCGGCGGCGTGGCAGTGGACGAGCGCGAGAACGTCATCCAAGCGGTGGAGATGATGCCGCTCCAGGATCTGGCCGCCGAGCTCGGCGTGGCCCCCCACGAGCTCATCAGCAAGCTGTTCAAGAACGGCGTTCTTGCCACCATCAACCAGCGGCTCGACAAGGACACCATCGAGATCCTGGCCGCCGAGTACGAATACGAAGTGGAGTGGATCAGCGAGTTCGAGGAGACCGAGCTCGACGTGGAGGAATCCGAGGCGCCCCGGCTGCCGCGGCCGCCAGTGGTCACCATCATGGGCCACGTCGATCACGGCAAGACCTCGATCCTCGACAAGATCCGGCGCACCAATGTCGTGGCCGGCGAGTCCGGCGGCATCACCCAGCACATCGGCGCCTACGAGGTCACCACCCCGGGCGGGCATCGCATCACCTTCCTGGACACGCCGGGTCACGAGGCCTTCACCGCCATGCGCGCCCGCGGCGCGCAGGTGACCGACCTGGTGGTGCTGGTGGTGGCAGCGAGCGACGGCGTCATGCCGCAGACCCTGGAAGCGCTCAATCACGCCCGCGCCGCCAACGTGCCCTTCCTGGTGGCGATCAACAAGGTGGATCTGCCGGATGCCAACGTCGAGCGAGTAAAGCAGCAGCTAGCGCAGAACAACGTCCTCCTCGAGGATTGGGGCGGCACGATCACGGCGGTGGAGGTGTCGGCCAAGACCGGCAAGGGGCTGGAGCAGCTGCTCGAGCTCATCCACCTGCAGGCGGAGATGCTGGAGCTCAAGGCGCCGCGGGAAGGGCGCATGCGCGGCGTCGTCCTGGAAGCGCGCAAGACGCCGCAGCACGGTGTGGTCGTCAACGTGCTGGTGCAGCAGGGGACGCTGAACTTGAGCGACGTCTTCGTCGCCGGCAGGCACTCGGGTCGCGTCCGCGCCTTGCTCAACGAGCGCGAGCGGCGCATCGAGAACGTCGGCCCCGCCGACCCGGTGCAGGTGCTGGGCTGCGACGGCGTGCCGCAGGCGGGGGATCCATTCACCGTCGTCGAGAGCGACCGCCAGGCGCGGGACATCGCTTCCAAGCGCCAGCAGTACGAGCGCGCCCGCGAGGCGAAGTCGAGCCGGCGCGTCAGTCTGGAACAGTTCCACCAGATGATGCGTGAGAGCGGTCTCGCCGAGCTCAAGGTCGTTCTCAAGGGCGACGTGGACGGCTCGGTGGAGGCGCTCACCGAGTCTCTGGAGAAGCTCTCCACCACCGAAGTGGCGGTGCGCGTCATCCATCGCGGCGTCGGCGGCATCAACGAGACCGATGTCACCCTGGCGGCGGCGTCCAATGCCATCGTCGTCGGCTTCCACGTCCGCCCGAGCCAGCACGCTCGGGAGCTCGCCAAGCGCGAGGGCGTGGACATCCGGCTCTACGAGGTCATCTACGACGTGGTCAACGAGGTGAAGGAAGCCATGGTGGGCTTGCTGACGCCGGAGACGAAGGAGAGCATCGACGGCGTCGCCGAGGTGCGCCAGGTGTTCCGGGTTCCCAAGGTGGGGACCATCGCCGGTTGCTACGTGACCTCAGGGAAGATCACCCGCAACGGCAAGATCCGGGTCATCCGCGACCACGTGGTGGTCTACGACGCCACGGTCTCGTCGCTCAAGCGCTTCAAGGACGACGTGCGCGAGGTGTCCCAGAACTTCGAGTGCGGCATCGGTGTCTCCGGCTTCGACGACATCAAGGTGGGCGACGTCCTCGAGGTCTACCGCCTGGAGGAGGTCGCGCGCACCCTCTGA
- a CDS encoding DUF503 domain-containing protein, producing the protein MVVGFCTLDLYIPGCTSLKEKRFVLRSLIDRLRRRLNLAVSEADHHDLWQRSTLCLVTVSNDSRVVHSVLSKASDLVESDHRVELLDVAVELR; encoded by the coding sequence ATGGTCGTCGGCTTCTGTACACTCGACCTCTACATCCCCGGCTGCACCTCGCTGAAAGAGAAACGTTTCGTCTTGCGCAGCCTCATCGACCGCCTCCGCCGGCGGCTGAATCTCGCGGTCAGCGAAGCCGATCACCACGATCTCTGGCAGCGCTCCACGCTGTGTCTGGTGACGGTGTCGAACGATTCCCGCGTGGTGCACTCGGTGCTTTCCAAGGCCAGCGATCTCGTCGAGAGCGATCATCGAGTCGAGTTGCTCGACGTTGCCGTGGAGCTGCGCTAA